The following proteins come from a genomic window of Streptomyces sp. NBC_00539:
- a CDS encoding alpha/beta fold hydrolase, giving the protein MAVSPSAFDLAYDELRARWPESTEERDVATPYGRTRVHVYGPADASPLVLLPGGSATGLVWFANAPALGERYRVHAVDLLGDAGRTERRGTPLRSADDLVAWLDALLDGLGLARVHLCGHSYGAWLAVRYALRAPQRVERLALVDPTQVFAGFRPGYLLRALPSLLRPSRTRARAFLAWETGGSRPDEAWQRLYALATTVPGRKLVVGGRARPTDLRMPVLVLLAEHSRAHHAERIAGRARRALARGEVAVLPGATHHSLPLTAPEQLNGQLLDFLR; this is encoded by the coding sequence ATGGCCGTGTCCCCGTCCGCTTTCGACCTCGCCTACGACGAGCTCCGCGCCCGCTGGCCCGAGTCCACCGAGGAGCGTGACGTCGCCACACCGTACGGGCGCACCCGCGTCCACGTGTACGGCCCTGCGGACGCGAGCCCGTTGGTGCTGCTGCCCGGCGGCTCCGCCACCGGCCTGGTCTGGTTCGCCAACGCACCGGCGCTCGGGGAGCGGTACCGCGTCCATGCGGTTGACCTCCTCGGCGACGCCGGCCGCACCGAACGCCGGGGCACACCGCTGAGGAGCGCCGACGACCTCGTGGCCTGGCTGGATGCGCTGCTGGACGGGCTCGGGCTCGCCCGCGTGCACCTGTGCGGCCACTCGTACGGTGCCTGGCTGGCCGTCAGGTACGCACTCCGCGCACCGCAGCGGGTGGAGCGCCTCGCCCTGGTCGACCCCACCCAGGTCTTCGCCGGGTTCCGCCCCGGCTACCTGCTGCGCGCGCTGCCCTCCCTGCTCCGCCCGAGCCGGACGCGCGCCCGCGCCTTCCTGGCCTGGGAGACGGGAGGCAGCCGCCCGGACGAGGCCTGGCAGCGCCTGTACGCGCTCGCGACCACCGTCCCCGGTCGCAAGCTCGTCGTCGGCGGCCGCGCCCGGCCCACGGACCTCCGCATGCCGGTCCTGGTGCTGCTCGCGGAGCACAGCCGGGCCCACCACGCCGAACGGATCGCCGGCAGGGCCCGCCGGGCGCTCGCGCGGGGCGAGGTGGCAGTGCTCCCCGGGGCCACCCACCACTCCCTGCCACTCACCGCGCCCGAGCAGCTGAACGGTCAGCTGCTGGACTTCCTGCGCTGA